From Apium graveolens cultivar Ventura chromosome 9, ASM990537v1, whole genome shotgun sequence, the proteins below share one genomic window:
- the LOC141684166 gene encoding uncharacterized protein LOC141684166, with amino-acid sequence MEKQQQHINSNNSNNNRQGVIRSITTDQTKPPVTTSSQFVLQWGNRKRLRCMKVQVKDNNNNNDLQHQQVPSGPRIRARVDRRVVRPDPNLNQSNGHLNLRPRPASPAQRVLRNSESTGNMKGAQSNGVGQDKKVVVGNSPSRTTTNSNKNNNCNNTHNEAAVGGGGSSEKGGSSSGSEPGAVIWPPKFVLGLTNKEKEEDFLAIKGSKLPHRPKKRAKFIQRTLNLVSPGAWLCDLTLERYEVRERKVNKKRPRGLKAMGNMVDSESE; translated from the exons ATGGAGAAGCAGCAACAACATATTAATAGCAACAACAGCAATAACAATAGACAAGGGGTTATAAGATCTATAACAACAGATCAAACTAAACCGCCTGTTACGACGTCGTCTCAGTTTGTTTTACAGTGGGGCAATCGTAAAAGATTACGTTGCATGAAAGTTCAAGTTAAagacaacaacaataacaacgaTTTACAACATCAACAAGTTCCATCGGGTCCGAGAATCCGGGCTCGGGTTGATCGTCGGGTCGTTAGGCCCGACCCGAATTTGAATCAGAGTAACGGTCATCTTAATCTCCGGCCACGTCCGGCTTCTCCGGCTCAACGTGTTCTCAG GAATTCAGAGAGTACAGGTAACATGAAGGGAGCACAAAGCAATGGAGTTGGGCAGGATAAGAAAGTGGTAGTAGGTAATAGTCCTTCCAGGACCACCACTAATAGCAATAAAAACAACAACTGCAATAATACTCATAATGAGGCTGCGGTGGGAGGTGGCGGGTCATCGGAGAAAGGCGGATCGTCTTCAGGAAGCGAGCCAGGCGCGGTGATCTGGCCACCTAAGTTTGTGTTAGGGTTGACAAACAAGGAGAAAGAAGAAGATTTCTTGGCGATCAAAGGGTCTAAACTACCTCATAGACCTAAAAAGCGTGCCAAGTTTATTCAACGCACCCTCAAT CTGGTGAGTCCGGGGGCATGGTTGTGCGATCTGACGCTTGAACGATACGAGGTCAGGGAGAGGAAGGTGAATAAGAAG AGACCAAGAGGGCTGAAAGCCATGGGAAACATGGTGGATTCGGAGTCGGAGTGA